The following are encoded in a window of Struthio camelus isolate bStrCam1 chromosome Z, bStrCam1.hap1, whole genome shotgun sequence genomic DNA:
- the LOC138064687 gene encoding transmembrane protein 171-like has translation MPSEGGKKKPNLLESLVMYPGAVPGGEGNNGHHGKLIFFLFVFGAVLLCAGFLLSVFILQSCPSGTFSDCNGVLKAAGPLLAVTGLVCVLLARSRARLYIRQRQLQNEQVYSLVFCQGSCQFAQFLIFGFLFLTSGMLISILGIWVPGCSPGWQGAQHNHTSSSEVDLKGCGFLSLQIMGPLIVLTGLCFFVIAHVKKKQNLNLSEESCENEEHPQSPESFQVTVGDAVMVFPPPPPPYFADPLSPTVTHCLMSSGLPASENPPPYHTIFSDGLQLADDERAVAIRDYETVYTISGSSSPSDILPVLYLSSESPPKYEEKEASITNNEYSPSSSSSSISLATSDTSS, from the exons ATGCCatcagagggggggaaaaaaaaacctaatctaCTTGAGTCTCTTGTAATGTATCCAGGGGCTGTTCCAGGAGGTGAAGGAAATAATGGACATcatggaaaacttatttttttcctttttgtttttggagCTGTCCTGCTCTGTGCTGGATTCCTGCTTTCAGTCTTTATCCTACAGTCATGCCCATCTGGAACCTTCAGTGACTGCAATGGGGTCCTTAAGGCTGCTGGGCCTCTGCTGGCTGTAACTGGACTAGTTTGTGTTTTATTGGCACGATCAAGGGCCAGGCTCTATATAAGACAGAGACAATTGCAAAATGAGCAGGTATACAGCCTTGTTTTTTGTCAAGGGAGCTGTCAGTTTGCCCAGTTTCTTATCTTTGGATTCCTGTTTTTAACAAGTGGAATGCTAATTAGCATCCTGGGCATTTGGGttcctggctgcagccccggctGGCAGGGTGCACAGCACAACCACACCAGCAGCtctgaggtggacctgaagggcTGTGGATTCCTGTCTCTGCAGATCATGGGCCCTTTGATTGTGCTCACTGGGTTATGTTTCTTCGTGATAGCTcatgttaaaaagaaacaaaacttaaatCTCAGCGAAGAGTCTTGTGAAAACGAAGAACATCCTCAGAGTCCAGAATCTTTTCAAGTTACAGTAG gTGATGCTGTAATGGTattcccacctccaccacctccttATTTTGCTGACCCTCTGTCACCAACTGTGACTCACTGTCTTATGTCAAGTGGTTTGCCTGCAAGTGAAAACCCTCCACCATACCACACTATCTTCAGTGATGG ATTACAACTTGCAGATGATGAAAGAGCAGTTGCTATTAGAGACTATGAAACCGTATATACAATTTCTGGCAGCAGTTCACCTTCAGATATTTTACCAGTGCTGTATCTCTCCTCTGAATCACCtccaaaatatgaagaaaaagaggcATCAATAACAAATAATGAATATTCTCCATCCTCTTCATCTTCATCCATTTCCTTAGCCACATCTGACACCAGCTCCTAG